A stretch of the Thermodesulfobacteriota bacterium genome encodes the following:
- the ilvA gene encoding threonine ammonia-lyase, whose product MVDPATLRRALEVVRTHVPPSPLILSEHFSRVTGAQVYLKLENLQRTGSFKIRGALFKLSRCREAVGPQGVVTASAGNHAQGVALAATWTGVPATVVMPEGASISKQLATRDYGATVILHGRTIAEALERASTMVRQGYTFVHPYDDEDIVAGQGTAGLEILDQVPGFDEVWVPVGGGGLIAGITAAVKDARPGVRVVGVQAEACPSAREARRVGGPVTVVPARSIADGILVPRVGAVTYPVLATAVDEVRTVDEDRIAMTIVELLEKKKVLAEGAGAAALAALLAAPPESIRGHRVVVVVSGGNVDLNTLDRILEQGLIRTGRILRFAVVLDDAPGALGTLLSVVARERANILHIVHDRLSLDLPLGRTRVEVSVETRGEDHIGTLCGALAAAGFPAEPRGRPCAPAGRPPEERP is encoded by the coding sequence ATGGTCGACCCCGCCACCCTCCGCCGGGCCCTCGAGGTGGTGCGCACCCACGTGCCCCCCTCGCCGCTGATCCTCTCGGAGCACTTCAGCCGGGTCACGGGCGCCCAGGTGTACCTCAAGCTCGAGAACTTGCAGCGCACCGGCTCCTTCAAGATCCGGGGCGCCCTCTTCAAGCTTTCCCGGTGCCGCGAAGCCGTAGGCCCCCAAGGGGTGGTGACGGCCTCGGCGGGAAACCACGCCCAGGGGGTCGCCCTGGCCGCCACGTGGACGGGCGTGCCCGCCACGGTGGTGATGCCCGAGGGCGCCTCCATCTCGAAGCAGCTCGCCACCCGGGACTACGGCGCCACGGTGATCCTCCACGGCCGCACGATCGCGGAGGCCCTGGAACGGGCATCGACGATGGTCCGCCAAGGCTACACCTTCGTCCACCCCTACGACGACGAAGACATCGTGGCGGGCCAGGGCACCGCGGGGCTCGAGATCCTGGACCAGGTGCCGGGCTTCGACGAGGTCTGGGTGCCGGTCGGGGGCGGCGGGCTCATCGCCGGAATCACGGCGGCGGTGAAGGACGCCCGGCCGGGCGTCCGGGTCGTCGGGGTCCAGGCCGAGGCCTGCCCCTCCGCCCGGGAGGCGCGGCGGGTCGGAGGCCCGGTGACGGTGGTGCCGGCCCGCAGCATCGCCGACGGCATTCTCGTACCCCGGGTGGGGGCGGTGACCTACCCGGTCCTCGCGACCGCGGTAGACGAGGTGCGCACCGTGGACGAGGACCGGATCGCCATGACCATCGTGGAGCTCCTGGAGAAGAAGAAGGTCCTGGCGGAGGGGGCCGGAGCGGCAGCCCTGGCCGCCCTGTTGGCGGCCCCGCCCGAGAGCATCCGAGGCCACCGGGTGGTGGTGGTGGTGAGCGGCGGCAACGTGGATCTCAACACCCTGGACCGCATCCTGGAGCAGGGCCTCATCCGCACGGGCCGCATCCTGCGCTTCGCCGTGGTCCTGGACGACGCCCCCGGCGCCCTGGGCACGCTGCTCTCGGTGGTCGCCCGGGAAAGGGCCAACATCCTCCACATCGTCCACGACCGCCTGAGCCTCGACCTCCCGCTGGGCCGCACCCGCGTGGAGGTAAGCGTGGAAACCCGGGGGGAGGACCACATCGGCACCCTGTGCGGGGCGCTGGCCGCCGCCGGCTTCCCGGCGGAGCCCCGGGGCCGCCCCTGCGCCCCGGCGGGCCGCCCGCCGGAAGAGCGCCCATGA
- a CDS encoding alpha-ketoacid dehydrogenase subunit beta, translating into MARRNVVSALNLALDREMARNERIVLLGEDVGGEGGVFRVTEGLQEKYGAQRVVDTPLAEAGIVGTALGLALGGMLPVPEIQFEGFLYPALNQLCNHIARYRTRTRGGRPVQLVLRCPWGGGIHAPEHHSDAPEALLAHTPGLTVVTPSSPYDAKGLLTAALRHPDPVVFCEPKRIYRAVKQEVPEEDYLVPIGKAAVVREGRDATVVAWGALVREALGAADLLAEEGVSAEVVDLRTLAPLDGETVAASVRKTGRLVVAHEAPRTCGLGAELAARVAEDCLTDLLAPVVRVTGFDTVVPLAKLEHHYLPDAKRIAAGVRRAVRF; encoded by the coding sequence GTGGCTAGGCGCAACGTCGTCTCTGCCCTGAATCTGGCCCTCGATCGGGAGATGGCCCGCAACGAGCGGATCGTGCTCCTGGGGGAGGATGTGGGGGGCGAAGGGGGAGTCTTTCGGGTCACGGAGGGGCTCCAGGAGAAGTACGGCGCCCAGCGCGTGGTGGACACGCCCCTGGCGGAGGCCGGGATCGTGGGGACGGCGCTGGGCCTCGCCCTGGGGGGCATGCTCCCGGTGCCCGAGATCCAGTTCGAGGGGTTTCTCTACCCGGCCCTGAACCAGCTCTGTAACCACATCGCCCGGTACCGCACCCGCACCCGGGGGGGACGGCCCGTGCAGCTGGTGCTGCGCTGCCCCTGGGGGGGCGGCATCCATGCCCCCGAGCACCACTCCGACGCCCCCGAGGCCCTCCTGGCCCACACCCCGGGCCTCACGGTGGTGACGCCGTCGAGTCCCTACGACGCCAAGGGCCTTCTCACGGCGGCGCTCCGCCACCCCGATCCGGTGGTCTTCTGCGAGCCCAAGCGCATCTACCGTGCCGTGAAGCAGGAGGTCCCCGAGGAGGATTACCTGGTCCCCATCGGGAAGGCCGCCGTGGTGCGGGAGGGGAGGGACGCCACGGTCGTGGCGTGGGGCGCGCTCGTTCGGGAGGCCCTGGGGGCCGCCGACCTCCTGGCCGAGGAGGGGGTCTCGGCGGAGGTGGTGGACCTGCGCACCCTGGCGCCCCTGGACGGGGAGACCGTGGCCGCGTCGGTACGCAAGACCGGCCGCCTCGTCGTGGCCCACGAGGCACCCCGCACCTGCGGTCTTGGCGCCGAGCTCGCCGCCCGGGTGGCCGAGGACTGCCTCACCGACCTCCTGGCCCCGGTCGTGCGCGTCACCGGCTTCGACACCGTCGTCCCCTTGGCGAAGCTGGAGCACCACTACCTGCCCGACGCGAAGCGGATCGCCGCCGGCGTGCGCCGGGCGGTGAGGTTTTGA
- the pdhA gene encoding pyruvate dehydrogenase (acetyl-transferring) E1 component subunit alpha, producing the protein MYLDRFDPLKGERLEILDAEGRVDEALRPDLPDGEVRRLYGWLHRVRAADRMALALQREGRMGTYAPMEGQEACQMAAAALGEADWLVPSYRETGAMWLRGVPLATLYRYWIGDERGSVWPGELQVLPVAIPVGSQALHAVGLAWALKLRKEPGAVLVFFGDGATSQGEVLEAMNFAGVFQTPTVFFCQNNQYAISVPRRRQTAARTIAQKAVAFGFPGIQIYGNDLFSVIGAVGEALDRARSGQGPALIEALTYRLGPHTTADDPTRYRDEAEVERMRPFDPLRRVRAYLEGKGLWSEADEEALAAEVRAEVERAVEETYAVPEPDPSVIFDHTYAALPPYLQRQKEELLGSLGGGAGRG; encoded by the coding sequence ATGTACCTGGACCGTTTCGATCCGCTCAAGGGCGAGAGGCTCGAGATCCTCGACGCCGAGGGGAGGGTGGACGAGGCACTGCGCCCGGACCTGCCCGACGGGGAGGTCCGGCGGCTGTACGGGTGGTTGCACCGGGTGCGGGCCGCCGACCGCATGGCGCTCGCCCTCCAGCGGGAGGGGCGCATGGGCACCTACGCCCCCATGGAGGGTCAGGAGGCGTGCCAGATGGCCGCTGCCGCCCTGGGAGAAGCCGACTGGCTCGTGCCGTCGTACCGGGAGACGGGGGCGATGTGGCTGCGGGGTGTGCCGCTTGCCACGCTCTACCGCTACTGGATCGGGGATGAGCGCGGCAGCGTGTGGCCCGGGGAGCTCCAGGTCCTTCCGGTCGCGATCCCGGTGGGGAGCCAGGCGCTCCACGCCGTGGGGCTCGCCTGGGCGCTCAAGCTCCGCAAGGAGCCCGGCGCGGTGCTCGTCTTCTTCGGCGACGGGGCCACCTCCCAGGGGGAGGTCCTGGAGGCCATGAACTTCGCCGGGGTGTTCCAGACGCCTACCGTCTTCTTCTGCCAGAACAACCAGTACGCCATCAGCGTGCCCCGCCGCCGGCAGACGGCCGCCCGGACCATTGCCCAGAAGGCGGTGGCGTTTGGCTTCCCGGGGATTCAGATCTACGGAAACGACCTCTTCTCGGTGATCGGCGCCGTGGGCGAGGCCCTGGACCGGGCCCGTTCGGGCCAGGGGCCGGCGCTCATCGAGGCCCTCACCTATCGGCTGGGCCCCCACACCACCGCCGACGATCCCACCCGCTACCGGGACGAGGCGGAAGTGGAGCGGATGCGCCCCTTCGATCCGCTGCGGCGGGTGCGGGCGTACCTGGAGGGCAAGGGGCTCTGGTCCGAGGCCGACGAGGAAGCCTTGGCCGCCGAGGTGCGGGCAGAGGTGGAGCGGGCCGTGGAGGAGACCTACGCGGTCCCCGAGCCGGACCCCTCCGTTATCTTCGACCACACCTACGCGGCGCTCCCGCCCTACTTGCAGCGACAGAAGGAGGAGCTCCTGGGCTCCCTCGGGGGGGGCGCAGGCCGTGGCTAG